Within the Methanomicrobium sp. W14 genome, the region TTTTGGTTTAAAACATTAATATATTAATTATATCCTCAAAAGAGCAGAAAAATGTTTTTTAATTTGTTTTTAGATTTCTGTTTTTACAAGTGCATCATAGACCATTTTTCTGAGGGCCCTTTTATCGGGGTTGTAGAACTCATCCGCTTTTGCTGAATCCCCTGAACTTTCTGGTTCTGACTCTGATATATCCAGCCTGTCAAGTGTAGCTTCTGCTGCATCGTCAACCCAGATTTTTACGGTTTCAAAGTCGGTTTCGGATATGTTTTCGGCCCTTACTGATACGAACACGGCTCCGTCAGGCGTTTCACGGACTATAGGCTTTCCTACGACGGATACGTATGCACCGGTCTCTATCTGTGATATTTTAAGCATTGCCTCCTGCTGGTAACTCCCCGCATTTATAAAGAATATTCCTGTCGGGTCGCTTAC harbors:
- a CDS encoding nucleic acid-binding protein, with the protein product MPSNAANDQNGQKRYVREPAKRVFASELRETRLQFKDGDDEKSPVYVMLPTGERCNRIFFCGQMTQKERKGDENPFYTARVSDPTGIFFINAGSYQQEAMLKISQIETGAYVSVVGKPIVRETPDGAVFVSVRAENISETDFETVKIWVDDAAEATLDRLDISESEPESSGDSAKADEFYNPDKRALRKMVYDALVKTEI